One window of Helicoverpa zea isolate HzStark_Cry1AcR chromosome 12, ilHelZeax1.1, whole genome shotgun sequence genomic DNA carries:
- the LOC124635437 gene encoding dimethyladenosine transferase 1, mitochondrial translates to MAAAKKALQIRLPPLPSIKDIIRLYKLRALRELSQNFLMEPRIIDKIVNAAGNLEKHVVCEVGPGPGGITRSIIQRAPRKVILIEKDRRFIPSLELVADACRNQVDVDIIPGDILKTDIGHFIPEDVKTDWHDSPPPVHLIGNLPFSVSTILIIRWLEMMSKQEGPWSFGRTRMTLTFQKEVAERMAARILSDQRCRLSVMCQNWCTVRHKFDISGGAFLPKPDVDVGVVTLTPLKNPIIQHPFKMVEKVVRQIFSMRQKYSIRGAQTLFPEDVREEMALRMYKMADIDPVTRPYQIANMEFARIVDAYSEIIKQYPEFEHYDYRAKKVKYNNIEEAEDLIYN, encoded by the coding sequence ATGGCCGCAGCGAAGAAAGCTTTACAGATAAGATTACCTCCTCTACCAAGTATTAAAGACATTATTCGGCTGTACAAACTTCGTGCTCTTCGCGAACTGTCTCAGAACTTCCTCATGGAACCTCGCATTATAGACAAAATAGTCAACGCCGCTGGTAACTTAGAAAAGCATGTCGTCTGTGAAGTAGGCCCTGGTCCTGGAGGAATAACAAGGTCAATAATACAGAGAGCTCCAAGAAAAGTTATTTTGATAGAAAAGGATCGCCGTTTTATACCATCCTTAGAGCTTGTCGCAGATGCATGCAGAAATCAAGTTGACGTAGATATCATACCGGGTGACATTCTCAAGACAGACATTGGTCACTTCATTCCTGAAGATGTAAAGACAGATTGGCATGACTCACCTCCACCAGTACATCTAATTGGTAACCTTCCTTTTAGTGTGTCTACAATCCTCATAATCAGGTGGCTGGAAATGATGTCTAAGCAAGAAGGTCCGTGGTCTTTCGGCAGAACAAGGATGACATTAACATTTCAAAAAGAAGTAGCTGAGAGGATGGCAGCCAGAATCTTGAGCGATCAGAGATGTCGGCTATCAGTAATGTGCCAGAATTGGTGCACAGTTAGACACAAATTTGACATTTCAGGAGGTGCATTTTTGCCAAAACCAGATGTTGATGTTGGAGTAGTAACCTTAACTCCTTTGAAGAACCCGATAATACAGCATCCTTTCAAAATGGTTGAAAAAGTAGTTCGGCAAATATTTTCTATGAGACAAAAGTATTCAATCAGAGGCGCTCAGACTTTGTTTCCAGAAGATGTTAGAGAAGAAATGGCACTGCGGATGTACAAGATGGCTGACATTGATCCTGTCACCAGGCCTTACCAGATTGCTAACATGGAGTTTGCCAGAATAGTAGATGCATacagtgaaataataaaacagtaTCCTGAATTTGAGCACTATGACTACAGAGCTAAAAAggttaaatacaataatatagaGGAGGCGGaagatttaatttataattag
- the LOC124635439 gene encoding cytochrome c oxidase assembly factor 3, mitochondrial, which translates to MGDSNTSFKPKINSTAQDPVLKSAEIAYMKLIEQKNRERVQKLQQIAKKNRITGLALGGGVLSVYLYSIFAVKQETFLDDFEEPVKVQQP; encoded by the coding sequence ATGGGTGACTCCAATACCAGCTTCAAGCCGAAGATCAACAGTACGGCTCAAGACCCAGTACTTAAATCGGCTGAAATTGCTTATATGAAGTTAATAGAGCAGAAAAACCGAGAACGCGTACAAAAGTTGCAACAGATTGCGAAGAAAAACAGAATCACCGGACTTGCTCTTGGTGGCGGAGTACTGAGTGTGTATTTGTACTCAATATTCGCAGTCAAACAAGAAACCTTCCTCGACGACTTTGAAGAGCCCGTCAAAGTGCAACAGCCCTAA